Proteins encoded by one window of Cloeon dipterum chromosome 2, ieCloDipt1.1, whole genome shotgun sequence:
- the LOC135937279 gene encoding uncharacterized protein LOC135937279, translating to MDIFELRQVLRQLTKPRIKKRELASSSLRSLAMQAIVSDANFYWIMGSITRCNPFSPLPDTVKTELLGALLKRQDSVNTEEHGTVSAIQWLLNPTVTKFTFPHFHFRESRYSDLWKVLTLRCPHLQTVSWTLGGSNRNVAHRANFFSSMVQFRDLQAIHMHDFICDDLDLCRLAANLPKLRSLDICFSSDVSSLGINALSKLEHFQDLQFGLNAGTDDTVEMFFLLCIQRLPTLHSIQFKLLYTSSIRHTCKFTASALRRIREELTLALKTLFLEGEANPSPNLLLPNLETLYLLKPSTEFFPDERFSKLTELSLHDADPNVCDRILRSVGRQLQTLSISVTETLALDVLVRECPNLEQLSIEQDEKDIVFHEPFILKKLRKLHVSIKDFEANHLAQNFQPGLLMALLRCPQLHDVSFECTNLSEEDAAAINFAVLNNSILQQVESFVFHTARKSEVFEEFQEQYADYIKRVQTLLINVAMYCPRVTNAL from the exons ATGGATATATTTGAGCTGAGACAGGTACTTAG GCAACTAACAAAACCCAGGATCAAAAAGCGCGAGCTCGCATCTTCCAGTCTTCGAAGTCTAGCGATGCAAGCGATCGTTTCTGACGCTAATTTTTACTGGATCATGGGCAGCATAACGCGTTGCAATCCATTCAGCCCCTTAC CTGACACGGTGAAGACCGAACTGCTGGGCGCGTTGCTGAAGAGGCAGGACTCGGTGAACACAGAGGAGCACGGTACGGTGAGCGCCATCCAGTGGCTGCTCAATCCGACCGTCACTAAGTTCACCTTTCCGCACTTCCACTTCAGGGAGTCGCGTTACTCTGACCTCTGGAAGGTGCTAACCCTGAGATGCCCACATCTGCAAACCGTCAGCTGGACCTTGGGCGGCTCGAACAGAAACGTCGCTCACAGAGCCAACTTCTTCAGCAGCATGGTCCAGTTCAGGGATCTGCAGGCCATTCACATGCATGATTTCATCTGCGACGACCTCGATCTGTGCAGACTGGCAGCAAATTTGCCGAAACTCAG GAGTTTGGACATTTGCTTCTCAAGCGACGTGTCCAGCCTCGGAATCAATGCGCTCTCTAAATTGGAGCACTTCCAGGATCTGCAGTTCGGACTGAACGCTGGAACTGATGACACCGTTGAAATGTTCTTCTTGCTGTGCATTCAACGCCTACCAACCTTGCATTCAATTCAGTTCAAACTGCTATACACCTCCTCCATTCGCCACACCTGCAAGTTCACCGCGAGTGCCTTGCGGAGGATCCGCGAGGAGCTAACACTGGCTCTGAAAACGCTATTCCTAGAGGGCGAGGCCAATCCGTCGCCGAATTTACTTCTTCCTAACCTTGAAACGCTATATCTCCTCAAGCCGTCCACCGAATTTTTCCCAGACGAGAGATTTTCCAAGCTGACCGAACTGAGTCTACATGACGCGGATCCGAACGTGTGTGATCGGATTCTCAGGTCTGTCGGACGCCAGCTTCAAACGTTGTCGATCAGCGTGACCGAAACTCTGGCGCTGGACGTACTCGTGCGAGAGTGTCCGAATTTGGAGCAGTTGTCGATCGAACAGGACGAGAAAGACATTGTTTTTCACGAGCcctttattttgaagaaactGAGGAAGTTGCACGTCAGCATTAAAGACTTCGAGGCCAACCACTTGGCGCAGAATTTTCAGCCTGGCTTGCTGATGGCGTTGCTGCGCTGCCCACAACTGCACGACGTTAGTTTCGAATGCACCAACCTAAGCGAGGAGGACGCCGCAGCCATCAACTTTGCAGTTTTGAACAATTCGATTCTGCAGCAAGTGGAAAGCTTCGTATTTCACACTGCTCGGAAGAGTGAAGTGTTTGAAGAGTTCCAAGAGCAGTATGCTGATTATATCAAACGCGTTCAGACACTTCTCATCAATGTTGCAATGTACTGTCCTCGCGTCACAAACGCTTTATGA